A region of Carassius auratus strain Wakin chromosome 11, ASM336829v1, whole genome shotgun sequence DNA encodes the following proteins:
- the LOC113110761 gene encoding cAMP-specific 3',5'-cyclic phosphodiesterase 4C-like isoform X3, whose product MSLPTGCVFLPPSDRTFKVRSVNLCGSPCAVNCPIDIVQKRRRFDVENGLSIGRSPLDPSPSSGLVLQANSQRRESFLYRSDSDFDLSPKTMSRNSSAASELHGEDMIVTPFAQVLASLRTVRGNVAALTHSQDRSNKRLSGANPQSACKTSLSDEAYQKLAVETLEELDWCLDQLETLQTRHSVSEMASNKFKRMLNRELTQLSETSRSGNQVSEFIASTILQKQHDVEILSAACKEEKKRRPMSQISGVRKLIPSPSLPPTCIPRFGVNTQHESRLAEELDDINRWGIDIFKIAEYSGNRPLTVIMYTIFQERDLLKTFKIPSDTFLTFLMTLEDHYHADVAYHNNIHAADVVQSTHVLLSTPALEDVFTDLEIMAALFASAIHDVDHPGLSNQFLINTNSELALMYNDASVLENHHLAVGFKLLQEDHCDIFCNLSKKQRQSLRQMTIDMVLATDMSKHMNFLADLKTMVETKKVTSLGVLLLDNYSDRIQVLQNMVHCADLSNPTKPLELYRQWTDRIMVELFRQGDRERDKGIEISPMCDKHTASVEKSQVGFIDYIVHPLWETWGDLVHPDAQDILDTLEDNREWYQSMIPRSPSPTPEEQDSRATLGIAGSAGEKFQFELTLEEEDGELEAEEEHIDKDQSRTMMDPRHVQTSPRGVAPVLDSSERELDQEMTSVSIMQLET is encoded by the exons ATGAGTTTGCCAACTGGCTGTGTCTTTCTTCCACCCAGCGACCGCACTTTTAAAGTTCGGAGCGTCAATCTTTGTGGCTCCCCGTGTGCTGTCAACTGTCCGATTGACATTGTGCAGAAACGCAGGcg TTTCGATGTGGAAAATGGGTTGTCAATCGGGCGCAGTCCATTGGACCCCAGTCCGAGCTCAGGACTGGTTCTCCAGGCCAACAGCCAGAGACGAGAGTCTTTCCTTTACCGCTCAGACTCGGATTTCGACCTCTCCCCCAAGACGATGTCCAGAAACTCCTCGGCGGCCAGCGAGCT TCATGGAGAGGACATGATAGTAACGCCATTTGCTCAG gtTCTTGCCAGTCTGCGAACAGTGAGGGGTAACGTTGCAGCTTTAACCCACTCGCAAGACAGAAGCAACAA GAGACTGTCAGGCGCTAACCCTCAGTCTGCCTGTAAAACAAGCCTGTCCG ATGAGGCATATCAGAAACTTGCTGTCGAGACCCTTGAAGAGCTGGATTGGTGTTTGGACCAGCTGGAGACCCTGCAAACACGCCACTCTGTCAGCGAAATGGCCTCCAATAAG tttaaaagaatgCTCAACAGGGAACTAACCCAGCTGTCAGAGACCAGCCGGTCAGGAAACCAAGTGTCGGAGTTCATAGCAAGCACAATTTTAC aAAAACAGCATGATGTGGAGATTTTGTCAGCAGCGTGTAAGGAGGAGAAAAAACGCCGCCCGATGTCTCAGATAAGTGGAGTGAGGAAACTGATCCCCAGTCCGAGTCTCCCTCCAACATGCATCCCTCGGTTTGGAGTCAACACACAACACGAGAGCCGCCTGGCCGAG GAGCTTGACGACATCAATCGATGGGGAATAGATATTTTTAAGATAGCAGAGTATTCTGGGAATCGGCCACTAACAGTCATAATGTACACCATTTTTCAG GAACGAGATTTGCTCAAGACCTTTAAGATCCCATCAGACACCTTCTTAACTTTCCTCATGACTTTGGAGGATCACTACCACGCGGACGTGGCCTACCATAACAATATCCACGCAGCAGATGTTGTGCAGTCCACACACGTTCTTCTCTCCACTCCTGCCCTAGAG GATGTGTTCACAGACCTTGAGATCATGGCTGCTCTGTTTGCGAGTGCTATTCATGATGTTGACCATCCAGGATTGTCTAACCAGTTCCTCATTAACACAA ACTCTGAGCTCGCTCTCATGTACAATGACGCCTCAGTGTTGGAGAACCATCACTTGGCTGTGGGCTTCAAGCTTCTCCAGGAGGACCACTGTGATATCTTCTGCAATCTCAGCAAGAAACAGCGACAGTCCCTACGACAGATGACCATAGACATG GTATTAGCCACTGATATGTCCAAACACATGAATTTCCTGGCTGACCTGAAGACAATGGTGGAAACGAAGAAAGTGACCAGTCTGGGAGTCTTGCTGCTGGACAACTACTCCGACCGAATACAG GTGCTTCAGAATATGGTTCACTGCGCAGACCTCAGCAACCCCACGAAACCCCTGGAGCTCTACAGACAGTGGACAGACCGCATCATGGTGGAGCTCTTCAGACAGGGGGACCGTGAGCGGGACAAGGGCATAGAAATCAGCCCCATGTGcgacaaacacacagcttctgtGGAGAAGTCTCAG GTGGGATTCATCGATTACATCGTCCATCCTCTATGGGAGACATGGGGTGATCTGGTCCACCCCGATGCTCAGGACATTCTAGATACATTGGAGGACAATCGCGAATGGTACCAGAGCATGATCCCTCGCAGCCCATCGCCCACCCCTGAAGAGCAGGACTCACGGGCCACGCTGGGCATCGCAGGCTCGGCCGGGGAAAAGTTCCAGTTTGAGCTGACTCTTGAGGAAGAGGACGGAGAGCTAGAGGCTGAAGAAGAGCACATAGATAAAGACCAATCAAGGACTATGATGGACCCCAGGCATGTGCAGACGTCCCCTCGCGGAGTCGCTCCTGTTTTAGACAGCAGCGAAAGAGAACTGGACCAAGAAATGACCAGCGTATCCATCATGCAGCTGGAAACCTAA
- the LOC113110761 gene encoding cAMP-specific 3',5'-cyclic phosphodiesterase 4C-like isoform X2, protein MECSALSREGAGLAKPPKHLWRQPRTHIRIKQRNHSDTERYLCCNRGTEKHRPSLKKPRMSWPSSFNKRFDVENGLSIGRSPLDPSPSSGLVLQANSQRRESFLYRSDSDFDLSPKTMSRNSSAASELHGEDMIVTPFAQVLASLRTVRGNVAALTHSQDRSNKRLSGANPQSACKTSLSDEAYQKLAVETLEELDWCLDQLETLQTRHSVSEMASNKFKRMLNRELTQLSETSRSGNQVSEFIASTILQKQHDVEILSAACKEEKKRRPMSQISGVRKLIPSPSLPPTCIPRFGVNTQHESRLAEELDDINRWGIDIFKIAEYSGNRPLTVIMYTIFQERDLLKTFKIPSDTFLTFLMTLEDHYHADVAYHNNIHAADVVQSTHVLLSTPALEDVFTDLEIMAALFASAIHDVDHPGLSNQFLINTNSELALMYNDASVLENHHLAVGFKLLQEDHCDIFCNLSKKQRQSLRQMTIDMVLATDMSKHMNFLADLKTMVETKKVTSLGVLLLDNYSDRIQVLQNMVHCADLSNPTKPLELYRQWTDRIMVELFRQGDRERDKGIEISPMCDKHTASVEKSQVGFIDYIVHPLWETWGDLVHPDAQDILDTLEDNREWYQSMIPRSPSPTPEEQDSRATLGIAGSAGEKFQFELTLEEEDGELEAEEEHIDKDQSRTMMDPRHVQTSPRGVAPVLDSSERELDQEMTSVSIMQLET, encoded by the exons TTTCGATGTGGAAAATGGGTTGTCAATCGGGCGCAGTCCATTGGACCCCAGTCCGAGCTCAGGACTGGTTCTCCAGGCCAACAGCCAGAGACGAGAGTCTTTCCTTTACCGCTCAGACTCGGATTTCGACCTCTCCCCCAAGACGATGTCCAGAAACTCCTCGGCGGCCAGCGAGCT TCATGGAGAGGACATGATAGTAACGCCATTTGCTCAG gtTCTTGCCAGTCTGCGAACAGTGAGGGGTAACGTTGCAGCTTTAACCCACTCGCAAGACAGAAGCAACAA GAGACTGTCAGGCGCTAACCCTCAGTCTGCCTGTAAAACAAGCCTGTCCG ATGAGGCATATCAGAAACTTGCTGTCGAGACCCTTGAAGAGCTGGATTGGTGTTTGGACCAGCTGGAGACCCTGCAAACACGCCACTCTGTCAGCGAAATGGCCTCCAATAAG tttaaaagaatgCTCAACAGGGAACTAACCCAGCTGTCAGAGACCAGCCGGTCAGGAAACCAAGTGTCGGAGTTCATAGCAAGCACAATTTTAC aAAAACAGCATGATGTGGAGATTTTGTCAGCAGCGTGTAAGGAGGAGAAAAAACGCCGCCCGATGTCTCAGATAAGTGGAGTGAGGAAACTGATCCCCAGTCCGAGTCTCCCTCCAACATGCATCCCTCGGTTTGGAGTCAACACACAACACGAGAGCCGCCTGGCCGAG GAGCTTGACGACATCAATCGATGGGGAATAGATATTTTTAAGATAGCAGAGTATTCTGGGAATCGGCCACTAACAGTCATAATGTACACCATTTTTCAG GAACGAGATTTGCTCAAGACCTTTAAGATCCCATCAGACACCTTCTTAACTTTCCTCATGACTTTGGAGGATCACTACCACGCGGACGTGGCCTACCATAACAATATCCACGCAGCAGATGTTGTGCAGTCCACACACGTTCTTCTCTCCACTCCTGCCCTAGAG GATGTGTTCACAGACCTTGAGATCATGGCTGCTCTGTTTGCGAGTGCTATTCATGATGTTGACCATCCAGGATTGTCTAACCAGTTCCTCATTAACACAA ACTCTGAGCTCGCTCTCATGTACAATGACGCCTCAGTGTTGGAGAACCATCACTTGGCTGTGGGCTTCAAGCTTCTCCAGGAGGACCACTGTGATATCTTCTGCAATCTCAGCAAGAAACAGCGACAGTCCCTACGACAGATGACCATAGACATG GTATTAGCCACTGATATGTCCAAACACATGAATTTCCTGGCTGACCTGAAGACAATGGTGGAAACGAAGAAAGTGACCAGTCTGGGAGTCTTGCTGCTGGACAACTACTCCGACCGAATACAG GTGCTTCAGAATATGGTTCACTGCGCAGACCTCAGCAACCCCACGAAACCCCTGGAGCTCTACAGACAGTGGACAGACCGCATCATGGTGGAGCTCTTCAGACAGGGGGACCGTGAGCGGGACAAGGGCATAGAAATCAGCCCCATGTGcgacaaacacacagcttctgtGGAGAAGTCTCAG GTGGGATTCATCGATTACATCGTCCATCCTCTATGGGAGACATGGGGTGATCTGGTCCACCCCGATGCTCAGGACATTCTAGATACATTGGAGGACAATCGCGAATGGTACCAGAGCATGATCCCTCGCAGCCCATCGCCCACCCCTGAAGAGCAGGACTCACGGGCCACGCTGGGCATCGCAGGCTCGGCCGGGGAAAAGTTCCAGTTTGAGCTGACTCTTGAGGAAGAGGACGGAGAGCTAGAGGCTGAAGAAGAGCACATAGATAAAGACCAATCAAGGACTATGATGGACCCCAGGCATGTGCAGACGTCCCCTCGCGGAGTCGCTCCTGTTTTAGACAGCAGCGAAAGAGAACTGGACCAAGAAATGACCAGCGTATCCATCATGCAGCTGGAAACCTAA
- the LOC113110761 gene encoding cAMP-specific 3',5'-cyclic phosphodiesterase 4C-like isoform X4, giving the protein MVRLSLDLRPGLFLKVLRVRMAVCLRTRPRSAEKHVLCFDVENGLSIGRSPLDPSPSSGLVLQANSQRRESFLYRSDSDFDLSPKTMSRNSSAASELHGEDMIVTPFAQVLASLRTVRGNVAALTHSQDRSNKRLSGANPQSACKTSLSDEAYQKLAVETLEELDWCLDQLETLQTRHSVSEMASNKFKRMLNRELTQLSETSRSGNQVSEFIASTILQKQHDVEILSAACKEEKKRRPMSQISGVRKLIPSPSLPPTCIPRFGVNTQHESRLAEELDDINRWGIDIFKIAEYSGNRPLTVIMYTIFQERDLLKTFKIPSDTFLTFLMTLEDHYHADVAYHNNIHAADVVQSTHVLLSTPALEDVFTDLEIMAALFASAIHDVDHPGLSNQFLINTNSELALMYNDASVLENHHLAVGFKLLQEDHCDIFCNLSKKQRQSLRQMTIDMVLATDMSKHMNFLADLKTMVETKKVTSLGVLLLDNYSDRIQVLQNMVHCADLSNPTKPLELYRQWTDRIMVELFRQGDRERDKGIEISPMCDKHTASVEKSQVGFIDYIVHPLWETWGDLVHPDAQDILDTLEDNREWYQSMIPRSPSPTPEEQDSRATLGIAGSAGEKFQFELTLEEEDGELEAEEEHIDKDQSRTMMDPRHVQTSPRGVAPVLDSSERELDQEMTSVSIMQLET; this is encoded by the exons ATGGTAAGGTTGTCACTGGATTTGCGTCCAGGCCTTTTCCTAAAAGTCTTGAGAGTTAGGATGGCGGTCTGCTTGCGAACGCGACCGAGATCTGCTGAAAAGCACGTACTGTG TTTCGATGTGGAAAATGGGTTGTCAATCGGGCGCAGTCCATTGGACCCCAGTCCGAGCTCAGGACTGGTTCTCCAGGCCAACAGCCAGAGACGAGAGTCTTTCCTTTACCGCTCAGACTCGGATTTCGACCTCTCCCCCAAGACGATGTCCAGAAACTCCTCGGCGGCCAGCGAGCT TCATGGAGAGGACATGATAGTAACGCCATTTGCTCAG gtTCTTGCCAGTCTGCGAACAGTGAGGGGTAACGTTGCAGCTTTAACCCACTCGCAAGACAGAAGCAACAA GAGACTGTCAGGCGCTAACCCTCAGTCTGCCTGTAAAACAAGCCTGTCCG ATGAGGCATATCAGAAACTTGCTGTCGAGACCCTTGAAGAGCTGGATTGGTGTTTGGACCAGCTGGAGACCCTGCAAACACGCCACTCTGTCAGCGAAATGGCCTCCAATAAG tttaaaagaatgCTCAACAGGGAACTAACCCAGCTGTCAGAGACCAGCCGGTCAGGAAACCAAGTGTCGGAGTTCATAGCAAGCACAATTTTAC aAAAACAGCATGATGTGGAGATTTTGTCAGCAGCGTGTAAGGAGGAGAAAAAACGCCGCCCGATGTCTCAGATAAGTGGAGTGAGGAAACTGATCCCCAGTCCGAGTCTCCCTCCAACATGCATCCCTCGGTTTGGAGTCAACACACAACACGAGAGCCGCCTGGCCGAG GAGCTTGACGACATCAATCGATGGGGAATAGATATTTTTAAGATAGCAGAGTATTCTGGGAATCGGCCACTAACAGTCATAATGTACACCATTTTTCAG GAACGAGATTTGCTCAAGACCTTTAAGATCCCATCAGACACCTTCTTAACTTTCCTCATGACTTTGGAGGATCACTACCACGCGGACGTGGCCTACCATAACAATATCCACGCAGCAGATGTTGTGCAGTCCACACACGTTCTTCTCTCCACTCCTGCCCTAGAG GATGTGTTCACAGACCTTGAGATCATGGCTGCTCTGTTTGCGAGTGCTATTCATGATGTTGACCATCCAGGATTGTCTAACCAGTTCCTCATTAACACAA ACTCTGAGCTCGCTCTCATGTACAATGACGCCTCAGTGTTGGAGAACCATCACTTGGCTGTGGGCTTCAAGCTTCTCCAGGAGGACCACTGTGATATCTTCTGCAATCTCAGCAAGAAACAGCGACAGTCCCTACGACAGATGACCATAGACATG GTATTAGCCACTGATATGTCCAAACACATGAATTTCCTGGCTGACCTGAAGACAATGGTGGAAACGAAGAAAGTGACCAGTCTGGGAGTCTTGCTGCTGGACAACTACTCCGACCGAATACAG GTGCTTCAGAATATGGTTCACTGCGCAGACCTCAGCAACCCCACGAAACCCCTGGAGCTCTACAGACAGTGGACAGACCGCATCATGGTGGAGCTCTTCAGACAGGGGGACCGTGAGCGGGACAAGGGCATAGAAATCAGCCCCATGTGcgacaaacacacagcttctgtGGAGAAGTCTCAG GTGGGATTCATCGATTACATCGTCCATCCTCTATGGGAGACATGGGGTGATCTGGTCCACCCCGATGCTCAGGACATTCTAGATACATTGGAGGACAATCGCGAATGGTACCAGAGCATGATCCCTCGCAGCCCATCGCCCACCCCTGAAGAGCAGGACTCACGGGCCACGCTGGGCATCGCAGGCTCGGCCGGGGAAAAGTTCCAGTTTGAGCTGACTCTTGAGGAAGAGGACGGAGAGCTAGAGGCTGAAGAAGAGCACATAGATAAAGACCAATCAAGGACTATGATGGACCCCAGGCATGTGCAGACGTCCCCTCGCGGAGTCGCTCCTGTTTTAGACAGCAGCGAAAGAGAACTGGACCAAGAAATGACCAGCGTATCCATCATGCAGCTGGAAACCTAA
- the LOC113110761 gene encoding cAMP-specific 3',5'-cyclic phosphodiesterase 4C-like isoform X1: MENMRRRNTLVSNPLELQPKTSSAIRRRFSGTLLLPPLARRHPTLDAKKLNYLEALYKSALSCADAPKETDFDVENGLSIGRSPLDPSPSSGLVLQANSQRRESFLYRSDSDFDLSPKTMSRNSSAASELHGEDMIVTPFAQVLASLRTVRGNVAALTHSQDRSNKRLSGANPQSACKTSLSDEAYQKLAVETLEELDWCLDQLETLQTRHSVSEMASNKFKRMLNRELTQLSETSRSGNQVSEFIASTILQKQHDVEILSAACKEEKKRRPMSQISGVRKLIPSPSLPPTCIPRFGVNTQHESRLAEELDDINRWGIDIFKIAEYSGNRPLTVIMYTIFQERDLLKTFKIPSDTFLTFLMTLEDHYHADVAYHNNIHAADVVQSTHVLLSTPALEDVFTDLEIMAALFASAIHDVDHPGLSNQFLINTNSELALMYNDASVLENHHLAVGFKLLQEDHCDIFCNLSKKQRQSLRQMTIDMVLATDMSKHMNFLADLKTMVETKKVTSLGVLLLDNYSDRIQVLQNMVHCADLSNPTKPLELYRQWTDRIMVELFRQGDRERDKGIEISPMCDKHTASVEKSQVGFIDYIVHPLWETWGDLVHPDAQDILDTLEDNREWYQSMIPRSPSPTPEEQDSRATLGIAGSAGEKFQFELTLEEEDGELEAEEEHIDKDQSRTMMDPRHVQTSPRGVAPVLDSSERELDQEMTSVSIMQLET; this comes from the exons TTTCGATGTGGAAAATGGGTTGTCAATCGGGCGCAGTCCATTGGACCCCAGTCCGAGCTCAGGACTGGTTCTCCAGGCCAACAGCCAGAGACGAGAGTCTTTCCTTTACCGCTCAGACTCGGATTTCGACCTCTCCCCCAAGACGATGTCCAGAAACTCCTCGGCGGCCAGCGAGCT TCATGGAGAGGACATGATAGTAACGCCATTTGCTCAG gtTCTTGCCAGTCTGCGAACAGTGAGGGGTAACGTTGCAGCTTTAACCCACTCGCAAGACAGAAGCAACAA GAGACTGTCAGGCGCTAACCCTCAGTCTGCCTGTAAAACAAGCCTGTCCG ATGAGGCATATCAGAAACTTGCTGTCGAGACCCTTGAAGAGCTGGATTGGTGTTTGGACCAGCTGGAGACCCTGCAAACACGCCACTCTGTCAGCGAAATGGCCTCCAATAAG tttaaaagaatgCTCAACAGGGAACTAACCCAGCTGTCAGAGACCAGCCGGTCAGGAAACCAAGTGTCGGAGTTCATAGCAAGCACAATTTTAC aAAAACAGCATGATGTGGAGATTTTGTCAGCAGCGTGTAAGGAGGAGAAAAAACGCCGCCCGATGTCTCAGATAAGTGGAGTGAGGAAACTGATCCCCAGTCCGAGTCTCCCTCCAACATGCATCCCTCGGTTTGGAGTCAACACACAACACGAGAGCCGCCTGGCCGAG GAGCTTGACGACATCAATCGATGGGGAATAGATATTTTTAAGATAGCAGAGTATTCTGGGAATCGGCCACTAACAGTCATAATGTACACCATTTTTCAG GAACGAGATTTGCTCAAGACCTTTAAGATCCCATCAGACACCTTCTTAACTTTCCTCATGACTTTGGAGGATCACTACCACGCGGACGTGGCCTACCATAACAATATCCACGCAGCAGATGTTGTGCAGTCCACACACGTTCTTCTCTCCACTCCTGCCCTAGAG GATGTGTTCACAGACCTTGAGATCATGGCTGCTCTGTTTGCGAGTGCTATTCATGATGTTGACCATCCAGGATTGTCTAACCAGTTCCTCATTAACACAA ACTCTGAGCTCGCTCTCATGTACAATGACGCCTCAGTGTTGGAGAACCATCACTTGGCTGTGGGCTTCAAGCTTCTCCAGGAGGACCACTGTGATATCTTCTGCAATCTCAGCAAGAAACAGCGACAGTCCCTACGACAGATGACCATAGACATG GTATTAGCCACTGATATGTCCAAACACATGAATTTCCTGGCTGACCTGAAGACAATGGTGGAAACGAAGAAAGTGACCAGTCTGGGAGTCTTGCTGCTGGACAACTACTCCGACCGAATACAG GTGCTTCAGAATATGGTTCACTGCGCAGACCTCAGCAACCCCACGAAACCCCTGGAGCTCTACAGACAGTGGACAGACCGCATCATGGTGGAGCTCTTCAGACAGGGGGACCGTGAGCGGGACAAGGGCATAGAAATCAGCCCCATGTGcgacaaacacacagcttctgtGGAGAAGTCTCAG GTGGGATTCATCGATTACATCGTCCATCCTCTATGGGAGACATGGGGTGATCTGGTCCACCCCGATGCTCAGGACATTCTAGATACATTGGAGGACAATCGCGAATGGTACCAGAGCATGATCCCTCGCAGCCCATCGCCCACCCCTGAAGAGCAGGACTCACGGGCCACGCTGGGCATCGCAGGCTCGGCCGGGGAAAAGTTCCAGTTTGAGCTGACTCTTGAGGAAGAGGACGGAGAGCTAGAGGCTGAAGAAGAGCACATAGATAAAGACCAATCAAGGACTATGATGGACCCCAGGCATGTGCAGACGTCCCCTCGCGGAGTCGCTCCTGTTTTAGACAGCAGCGAAAGAGAACTGGACCAAGAAATGACCAGCGTATCCATCATGCAGCTGGAAACCTAA
- the LOC113110761 gene encoding cAMP-specific 3',5'-cyclic phosphodiesterase 4C-like isoform X5, giving the protein MTHKDSRIHRRNSLFNCGSTRRRHSCIGFDVENGLSIGRSPLDPSPSSGLVLQANSQRRESFLYRSDSDFDLSPKTMSRNSSAASELHGEDMIVTPFAQVLASLRTVRGNVAALTHSQDRSNKRLSGANPQSACKTSLSDEAYQKLAVETLEELDWCLDQLETLQTRHSVSEMASNKFKRMLNRELTQLSETSRSGNQVSEFIASTILQKQHDVEILSAACKEEKKRRPMSQISGVRKLIPSPSLPPTCIPRFGVNTQHESRLAEELDDINRWGIDIFKIAEYSGNRPLTVIMYTIFQERDLLKTFKIPSDTFLTFLMTLEDHYHADVAYHNNIHAADVVQSTHVLLSTPALEDVFTDLEIMAALFASAIHDVDHPGLSNQFLINTNSELALMYNDASVLENHHLAVGFKLLQEDHCDIFCNLSKKQRQSLRQMTIDMVLATDMSKHMNFLADLKTMVETKKVTSLGVLLLDNYSDRIQVLQNMVHCADLSNPTKPLELYRQWTDRIMVELFRQGDRERDKGIEISPMCDKHTASVEKSQVGFIDYIVHPLWETWGDLVHPDAQDILDTLEDNREWYQSMIPRSPSPTPEEQDSRATLGIAGSAGEKFQFELTLEEEDGELEAEEEHIDKDQSRTMMDPRHVQTSPRGVAPVLDSSERELDQEMTSVSIMQLET; this is encoded by the exons TTTCGATGTGGAAAATGGGTTGTCAATCGGGCGCAGTCCATTGGACCCCAGTCCGAGCTCAGGACTGGTTCTCCAGGCCAACAGCCAGAGACGAGAGTCTTTCCTTTACCGCTCAGACTCGGATTTCGACCTCTCCCCCAAGACGATGTCCAGAAACTCCTCGGCGGCCAGCGAGCT TCATGGAGAGGACATGATAGTAACGCCATTTGCTCAG gtTCTTGCCAGTCTGCGAACAGTGAGGGGTAACGTTGCAGCTTTAACCCACTCGCAAGACAGAAGCAACAA GAGACTGTCAGGCGCTAACCCTCAGTCTGCCTGTAAAACAAGCCTGTCCG ATGAGGCATATCAGAAACTTGCTGTCGAGACCCTTGAAGAGCTGGATTGGTGTTTGGACCAGCTGGAGACCCTGCAAACACGCCACTCTGTCAGCGAAATGGCCTCCAATAAG tttaaaagaatgCTCAACAGGGAACTAACCCAGCTGTCAGAGACCAGCCGGTCAGGAAACCAAGTGTCGGAGTTCATAGCAAGCACAATTTTAC aAAAACAGCATGATGTGGAGATTTTGTCAGCAGCGTGTAAGGAGGAGAAAAAACGCCGCCCGATGTCTCAGATAAGTGGAGTGAGGAAACTGATCCCCAGTCCGAGTCTCCCTCCAACATGCATCCCTCGGTTTGGAGTCAACACACAACACGAGAGCCGCCTGGCCGAG GAGCTTGACGACATCAATCGATGGGGAATAGATATTTTTAAGATAGCAGAGTATTCTGGGAATCGGCCACTAACAGTCATAATGTACACCATTTTTCAG GAACGAGATTTGCTCAAGACCTTTAAGATCCCATCAGACACCTTCTTAACTTTCCTCATGACTTTGGAGGATCACTACCACGCGGACGTGGCCTACCATAACAATATCCACGCAGCAGATGTTGTGCAGTCCACACACGTTCTTCTCTCCACTCCTGCCCTAGAG GATGTGTTCACAGACCTTGAGATCATGGCTGCTCTGTTTGCGAGTGCTATTCATGATGTTGACCATCCAGGATTGTCTAACCAGTTCCTCATTAACACAA ACTCTGAGCTCGCTCTCATGTACAATGACGCCTCAGTGTTGGAGAACCATCACTTGGCTGTGGGCTTCAAGCTTCTCCAGGAGGACCACTGTGATATCTTCTGCAATCTCAGCAAGAAACAGCGACAGTCCCTACGACAGATGACCATAGACATG GTATTAGCCACTGATATGTCCAAACACATGAATTTCCTGGCTGACCTGAAGACAATGGTGGAAACGAAGAAAGTGACCAGTCTGGGAGTCTTGCTGCTGGACAACTACTCCGACCGAATACAG GTGCTTCAGAATATGGTTCACTGCGCAGACCTCAGCAACCCCACGAAACCCCTGGAGCTCTACAGACAGTGGACAGACCGCATCATGGTGGAGCTCTTCAGACAGGGGGACCGTGAGCGGGACAAGGGCATAGAAATCAGCCCCATGTGcgacaaacacacagcttctgtGGAGAAGTCTCAG GTGGGATTCATCGATTACATCGTCCATCCTCTATGGGAGACATGGGGTGATCTGGTCCACCCCGATGCTCAGGACATTCTAGATACATTGGAGGACAATCGCGAATGGTACCAGAGCATGATCCCTCGCAGCCCATCGCCCACCCCTGAAGAGCAGGACTCACGGGCCACGCTGGGCATCGCAGGCTCGGCCGGGGAAAAGTTCCAGTTTGAGCTGACTCTTGAGGAAGAGGACGGAGAGCTAGAGGCTGAAGAAGAGCACATAGATAAAGACCAATCAAGGACTATGATGGACCCCAGGCATGTGCAGACGTCCCCTCGCGGAGTCGCTCCTGTTTTAGACAGCAGCGAAAGAGAACTGGACCAAGAAATGACCAGCGTATCCATCATGCAGCTGGAAACCTAA